The genomic interval GCCGCCGGAGAGCTGCGCCGGCTTGTGCGAGAGCCGCCCCTCCAGCCCCAGCGCGCCCAGCAGCTCGCGGGCGCGCCCCTCGGCCTCGCGCCGCGCCGCGCCGCGGATCAGCTGCGGCATCGCCACGTTCTCGAGCGCCGAGAACTCGCGCAGCAGGTGGTGGAACTGGAAGACGAAGCCGATCTTCTCGCTCCTCACCCGCGCCAGCTCCTCCTCGGGGAGCTTCGCCATCCGCCGCCCGCCCACGGTCACCTCGCCGGTGGTGGGCTCGTCCAGGCCGCCCAGCACGTGCAGCAGGGTGCTCTTCCCCGAGCCGCTCCGGCCGATCACCGACACCGCCTCGCCGGGGGCCACGTCCAGGTCCACGCCGTCCAGCACGTGGATCGGCTGCCCGTCGCCGCCCACGTAGTGCTTGCGGACGCCGCGGGCGGAGACGGCCGGCTCGGGAGCGGCGTGGGGAAGCTCGCGGGCGCGCTCGGGGAGGCTACTCATGGCGGATCGCCTCCACCGGGGCCAGCCGCGCCGCCTGCCAGGCC from Longimicrobium sp. carries:
- a CDS encoding ABC transporter ATP-binding protein, whose amino-acid sequence is MSSLPERARELPHAAPEPAVSARGVRKHYVGGDGQPIHVLDGVDLDVAPGEAVSVIGRSGSGKSTLLHVLGGLDEPTTGEVTVGGRRMAKLPEEELARVRSEKIGFVFQFHHLLREFSALENVAMPQLIRGAARREAEGRARELLGALGLEGRLSHKPAQLSGGEQQRVAVARALANRPLVLLADEPSGNLDPETAEALHDLFFQVCRDEGAALVLVTHDLALAARADRVLRLHAGHLVPAHEDPGLLE